One Anopheles marshallii chromosome 3, idAnoMarsDA_429_01, whole genome shotgun sequence genomic region harbors:
- the LOC128712046 gene encoding ATP-binding cassette sub-family G member 4, with the protein MAEAIDLAGGSSGLTNNLLDDNNRKNGSVRVQIVPSQPKTLSHLPTRPPVDLAFHNLTYRVKEGRRNNVKTILKEVSGKLRSGELTAIMGPSGAGKSTLLNILSGYKTTNIDGSITMNGKERNLSQFRKLSAYIMQDNQLHANLTVEEAMNVAASLKLSQKVEKSEKQHVIKEILETLGLEEHRPTLTRNLSGGQQKRLSIALELVNNPPIMFFDEPTSGLDSSTCFQCVSLLKFLARGGRTIICTIHQPSARLFEMFDQLYTLADGQCVYQGSTRQLVPFLGTLDLECPSYHNPASYVIEVSCGEHGDHTRKLVNAIENGKKDIRSELDFPAQKNKKNENAANGNANLKVNYERMNGGANKYADNLNLGGNGLLPPSMVNDIAKETETIKIAVEPDREPEVNSALLPVEGAADIDHSPERYPTSEFHQFWVVLKRTLLFSRRDWTLMYLRLFAHILVGFLIGTLYYDIGNDGAKVLSNLGFLFFNMLFLMYTSMTITILSFPLEMPVLLKENFNRWYSLRSYYLAITVSDIPFQTIFCVFYVSIVYYFTSQPLEWFRFAMFLGSCLLISFVAQSVGLVVGAAMNVQNGVFLAPVMSVPFLLFSGFFVSFDAIPIYLRWITYLSYIRYGFEGTALATYSYGREKLKCHQVYCHFKSPTTTLEELDMLDANFTLDIVALIVIFIVLRVAAFLFLRWKLKTTR; encoded by the exons ATGGCGGAAGCGATCGACCTTGCCGGCGGTAGCAGCGGTCTCACTAACAATTTGCTCGATGATAACAATAGGAAAAATGGTTCGGTACGGGTACAGATCGTACCGTCGCAGCCGAAGACGCTCTCCCATCTGCCGACCCGACCACCCGTTGATCTGGCCTTCCACAATCTTACGTACCGGGTCAAGGAAGGACGACGCAACA ATGTGAAGACGATCCTGAAAGAGGTCAGTGGCAAGCTACGCTCGGGAGAGCTAACCGCCATCATGGGACCGTCCGGTGCTGGCAAGAGTACGCTGCTAAATATCCTTTCCGGCTACAA GACAACAAACATCGATGGCTCGATAACGATGAACGGCAAGGAACGCAACCTCAGCCAGTTCCGTAAACTCTCGGCCTACATCATGCAGGACAATCAGCTGCACGCTAACTTGACGGTGGAGGAAGCGATGAACGTGGCGGCTAGTCTGAAGCTGAGCCAAAAGGTGGAGAAGAGCGAGAAGCAGCATGTG ATCAAGGAAATTCTGGAAACACTCGGTCTGGAGGAACATCGTCCGACATTGACGCGAAACCTATCCGGTGGCCAACAGAAGCGTCTCTCGATCGCACTGGAGCTCGTAAACAATCCACCGATCATGTTCTTCGACGAACCAACGTCGGGGCTGGACAGTTCGACCTGCTTCCAGTGCGTGAGCTTGCTAAAGTTCTTGGCCCGTGGTGGCCGCACGATCATCTGTACCATCCATCAACCGTCAGCCCGTTTGTTTGAGATGTTCGATCAGCTGTACACGTTGGCCGACGGACAGTGTGTGTATCAGGGTAGTACGCGACAGCTGGTCCCGTTCCTGGGTACGCTCGATCTGGAGTGTCCCTCGTATCACAATCCGGCCAGCTACGTTATTGAGGTGTCGTGCGGTGAGCACGGAGATCATACGCGCAAGCTTGTCAACGCAATCGAGAATGGCAAGAAGGACATTCGCAGCGAGCTCGATTTCCCGGCACAGAAGAAcaagaagaacgaaaatgcGGCCAACGGAAACGCTAACCTGAAGGTGAACTACGAGCGCATGAATGGTGGTGCGAACAAGTACGCGGACAATTTGAACCTCGGTGGAAACGGTCTGCTCCCACCGTCGATGGTGAACGATATTGCGAAGGAGACGGAAACGATCAAAATCGCTGTTGAGCCGGACCGGGAGCCGGAGGTTAACAGTGCGCTGCTACCGGTAGAGGGTGCGGCTGACATTGACCACTCACCTGAACGATATCCAACCTCGGAGTTCCACCAGTTTTGGGTTGTGTTGAAGCGGACGTTGCTTTTCAGCAGACGCGATTGG ACTCTCATGTacttgcgtttgtttgctcacATTCTGGTTGGGTTCCTGATCGGCACACTGTACTACGACATTGGTAACGACGGTGCTAAGGTGCTCAGTAATCTTGGATTCCTGTTCTTCAACATGTTGTTCCTGATGTACACGTCCATGACAATTACGATTCTTTCAT TCCCTCTCGAGATGCCGGTACTGTTGAAGGAGAACTTTAATAGGTGGTATTCATTACGATCGTATTATCTCGCCATCACTGTCTCGGACATACCATTCCAG ACAATCTTCTGTGTGTTTTACGTCTCGATCGTCTATTACTTCACGTCTCAACCGCTGGAATGGTTCCGGTTCGCGATGTTCCTTGGCTCGTGTCTGCTGATCTCGTTCGTGGCACAGAGTGTCGGTCTGGTTGTCGGTGCTGCCATGAACGTCCAGAACGGTGTGTTCCTTGCCCCAGTTATGTCCGTACCATTCCTGCTGTTCTCCGGCTTCTTCGTATCCTTCGACGCCATTCCAATCTATCTACGGTGGATCACATACCTTTCCTACATTCGCTACGGTTTCGAGGGTACGGCACTGGCCACTTACTCGTACGGTCGCGAAAAGCTCAAGTGCCACCAGGTGTACTGTCACTTCAAGTCACCCACGACCACGCTGGAGGAGCTGGACATGTTGGATGCCAACTTCACGCTCGACATTGTTGCACTGATCGTCATCTTCATTGTGTTGCGAGTTGCCGCCTTCCTGTTTCTGCGCTGGAAGTTGAAGACCACCAGATAA